A genomic window from Vagococcus entomophilus includes:
- the trpC gene encoding indole-3-glycerol phosphate synthase TrpC → MNNFLETILKQKEIEVANMAEEEIGKLKQVPSLYDRLKSQEQNMQIIAELKRASPSKGDIRTEVDVVGQAIKYQAAEVAAISVLTDEIYFKGSMADLKKVATVVEVPVLCKDFIIDKKQLIRARNAGATVILLIVAALDEDKLRELFEYARQLSLEVLVETHNLEELRIAEKLGAKLIGVNNRNLETFDVDIAVSQKLAKHHQRQNEAVYISESGIRTRADVERVQKNYHAVLVGETLMRAKNPTSVAKELKVLRT, encoded by the coding sequence ATGAACAATTTTCTAGAAACCATTTTAAAACAAAAAGAAATAGAAGTTGCAAACATGGCAGAAGAAGAAATTGGCAAGCTCAAACAAGTACCAAGCCTGTATGATCGTTTAAAAAGTCAGGAACAAAACATGCAAATTATTGCTGAGCTTAAACGTGCGTCTCCTTCTAAAGGAGATATTCGAACTGAGGTAGATGTCGTGGGGCAAGCAATTAAATATCAAGCAGCAGAGGTAGCAGCTATTTCTGTATTGACTGATGAAATTTATTTTAAAGGAAGTATGGCAGATTTAAAGAAAGTTGCCACCGTCGTTGAAGTACCAGTATTGTGTAAAGATTTTATCATTGATAAAAAGCAGTTAATTCGCGCGCGAAATGCTGGTGCTACAGTTATTCTTTTGATTGTAGCTGCTTTAGATGAGGATAAACTGCGTGAATTATTTGAATACGCTCGGCAACTATCTCTGGAAGTACTTGTAGAAACGCATAATTTAGAAGAATTGAGAATTGCCGAAAAACTAGGGGCGAAGCTGATTGGGGTAAATAATCGCAACTTAGAAACGTTCGATGTAGATATAGCAGTTAGCCAAAAGCTGGCAAAGCATCATCAAAGGCAAAATGAAGCCGTATATATTAGTGAGTCTGGTATACGAACACGAGCGGATGTTGAACGTGTTCAAAAAAATTATCATGCTGTTCTTGTGGGTGAAACACTGATGCGAGCGAAAAATCCAAC
- the trpD gene encoding anthranilate phosphoribosyltransferase, which produces METLQKIYAQKDLSKTESKEVATKIFNGELSEAEMGAVLMALKIKGETAEELAGFAETLREKAVQLPINPSETICNCGTGGDGSDSFNVSTTASFVLASGGLKVAKAGNRSISSRSGSFDTCEALGIEFLVDPDVLGKMMKKTNLAFIFAPHVHPSMKYIMPTRKSLKVPTLMNLIGPLTNPVALDYQLMGTYRNDLLVTTAETIRQLGRKRAIVITGAAGMDEATLFGKNHYALLADDKITVHDFKASDYGLKSYTIEDIRGGDAEENAQILLSVLRGEESPYFETVVLNAGLGFFASGKTQSISEGINRARELLLSGKAYEKLQEVLKVQKEETYA; this is translated from the coding sequence ATGGAAACACTACAGAAAATTTACGCTCAAAAAGACTTAAGTAAGACGGAAAGTAAGGAAGTTGCAACAAAAATTTTTAATGGAGAACTGTCAGAAGCTGAAATGGGGGCTGTACTGATGGCATTGAAAATAAAAGGAGAAACGGCAGAAGAACTAGCTGGTTTTGCTGAAACTTTGAGAGAAAAAGCTGTCCAACTTCCCATCAATCCAAGCGAAACGATTTGTAATTGCGGTACAGGGGGAGACGGATCGGATAGTTTTAATGTAAGTACGACGGCTTCTTTTGTGTTAGCTTCTGGTGGATTAAAGGTTGCCAAAGCTGGCAATCGCAGTATCTCTAGTCGTTCTGGTAGCTTTGACACGTGTGAGGCACTGGGAATTGAATTTTTGGTTGATCCAGACGTTTTGGGAAAGATGATGAAAAAGACCAATCTTGCCTTTATTTTTGCTCCACATGTTCATCCAAGTATGAAGTATATTATGCCCACTCGAAAAAGTCTCAAAGTTCCAACGTTAATGAATTTAATTGGACCATTGACCAATCCAGTAGCACTTGATTACCAACTAATGGGAACTTATCGCAATGATTTGTTGGTTACAACAGCAGAGACAATCAGGCAGCTTGGTAGAAAACGAGCCATTGTGATTACAGGAGCAGCCGGAATGGACGAAGCAACATTGTTTGGTAAAAACCACTACGCACTACTGGCGGATGACAAGATTACTGTGCATGATTTTAAAGCGAGTGACTATGGACTAAAATCTTACACAATAGAAGACATTCGCGGTGGGGATGCCGAGGAAAATGCCCAAATTTTACTCTCTGTATTACGGGGGGAAGAGTCTCCTTATTTTGAAACAGTGGTTTTAAACGCAGGACTTGGTTTTTTTGCTTCTGGTAAAACTCAATCTATTTCAGAGGGAATCAATCGAGCACGAGAGCTATTACTTAGCGGAAAAGCATATGAAAAGCTACAAGAAGTATTGAAGGTTCAAAAGGAGGAAACCTACGCATGA
- a CDS encoding anthranilate synthase component II, which produces MILLVDNYDSFTHNLAQYLAGYDEIEILRNDDSRLEERAEAAQAIVFSPGPGIPSQAGEMEKLILNYYSKKPLLGICLGHQAIAEVFGGKVVQAKKIRHGKISQMLLEKNPHPLFQDFPKEFAVMRYHSLIVSNEQFPKELQIIGTSTDDQEIMAFEHKEYPVYGMQFHPESIGTQEGEQMIKNFIEIVRDYQK; this is translated from the coding sequence CGGATACGATGAGATTGAAATCCTTAGAAATGATGATAGTCGGTTAGAAGAACGGGCAGAGGCAGCTCAAGCAATCGTCTTTTCTCCAGGTCCAGGGATTCCTAGTCAGGCTGGGGAGATGGAAAAACTTATTCTAAACTATTACTCAAAAAAACCATTACTTGGTATTTGCTTAGGGCATCAAGCAATTGCTGAGGTTTTTGGTGGGAAAGTAGTTCAAGCCAAAAAGATAAGACACGGAAAAATTTCACAAATGCTTCTTGAAAAAAATCCTCATCCTTTATTTCAAGATTTTCCAAAGGAATTTGCAGTTATGAGATACCACTCGTTAATTGTTTCAAATGAGCAATTTCCAAAAGAATTGCAGATTATAGGAACAAGTACAGATGACCAAGAAATTATGGCTTTTGAGCACAAGGAATATCCAGTATATGGGATGCAATTTCATCCAGAATCCATTGGTACACAAGAGGGTGAGCAGATGATTAAAAATTTCATAGAAATCGTTAGAGACTATCAAAAATAA